The following proteins come from a genomic window of Mucinivorans hirudinis:
- a CDS encoding ATP-dependent DNA helicase codes for MINRDQIKELLGDIENERVERTISTNNTDKFARAVCAFANDLPGKGKPGYLIVGAHDDGSLNGLKVTDELLRNLAALRSDGNILPQPALMVEKFSFLDGDVAVVEVQPNKNTPVKYKGTTCIRIGARRGEANWEEERILKEKSEIKSQTFDTTPCLHTTIDDLDIALFKSDYLPKVVDAKVLERDKRGLKQQLASLKLFDISHDCLTVAGLLLIGINPKSELFGAYIQYVKFAGTTRATTVLNEQQFSGNLISMLKDLDAFVKYTIQTKRPVLVSALREQMKINYPYEAIRELLMNAVMHRNYQSNAPIKFYEYADRIEIDNPGNLYGKVRPENFPNENDYRNPVIAEAMKSLGYVNRFSRGVNMVQEILEENNNGKALFNFGDITTFKVIVESADIETDVVVNTRNKAENEAENEAENEAEKLTSRQKEIISILKVDNAISRDAIAKRLGVAESTVYRDIEKLKKLDKIERIGADKGGCWRVK; via the coding sequence ATGATTAATCGAGACCAAATAAAAGAGTTGCTTGGCGATATAGAAAACGAAAGAGTTGAGCGAACAATATCAACAAACAACACGGATAAATTTGCAAGGGCTGTCTGTGCTTTTGCCAACGACCTGCCGGGTAAGGGCAAGCCGGGCTACCTCATTGTGGGAGCTCATGACGATGGTTCATTAAACGGTCTAAAGGTTACTGACGAGCTGCTCCGAAATCTTGCGGCATTGCGTTCTGACGGCAATATTTTACCGCAACCCGCACTTATGGTTGAGAAGTTCTCTTTCCTCGATGGTGATGTTGCAGTCGTTGAAGTTCAGCCAAATAAAAATACTCCTGTAAAGTACAAAGGCACTACCTGTATTCGCATCGGGGCAAGACGTGGCGAAGCCAATTGGGAGGAAGAGAGAATATTGAAAGAAAAAAGCGAGATTAAAAGTCAAACATTTGACACAACCCCTTGTTTACACACAACGATAGATGATTTGGATATTGCACTGTTCAAGTCTGATTATCTGCCCAAAGTGGTAGATGCAAAGGTTTTGGAGCGAGACAAACGAGGACTCAAGCAACAGTTGGCATCACTAAAGTTGTTCGATATATCGCACGACTGCCTAACCGTTGCAGGATTGTTGTTGATAGGCATTAATCCAAAATCAGAGCTATTTGGAGCATACATTCAGTATGTTAAGTTTGCGGGAACAACTCGTGCCACTACCGTACTAAACGAGCAACAGTTTTCGGGGAATTTAATCTCTATGCTCAAAGATTTGGACGCATTTGTCAAATATACTATTCAGACAAAACGCCCTGTGCTGGTCTCTGCCTTACGTGAGCAGATGAAAATCAACTACCCCTATGAGGCTATCCGAGAGTTGTTGATGAATGCCGTTATGCACCGCAACTACCAAAGTAACGCTCCGATAAAATTCTATGAGTACGCAGACAGAATCGAGATTGACAATCCGGGCAACCTTTACGGTAAGGTAAGACCCGAAAATTTCCCCAATGAAAACGACTACCGTAATCCAGTTATCGCCGAAGCCATGAAATCTTTGGGCTATGTAAACCGCTTTAGTCGAGGCGTAAATATGGTTCAAGAGATTTTGGAGGAGAATAATAATGGTAAGGCACTGTTCAATTTTGGAGACATTACAACTTTCAAGGTCATTGTTGAAAGTGCAGACATTGAGACTGATGTAGTGGTTAATACAAGAAATAAAGCAGAAAATGAAGCAGAAAATGAAGCAGAAAATGAAGCAGAAAAATTAACTTCACGACAAAAGGAAATTATTTCAATTCTTAAAGTAGACAATGCTATCTCAAGAGATGCAATTGCAAAACGGTTAGGTGTTGCCGAATCCACCGTATATAGAGATATTGAGAAACTTAAAAAACTCGATAAAATAGAGCGTATAGGGGCAGATAAAGGAGGATGTTGGCGAGTTAAATAA
- a CDS encoding Mobile element protein — MGATQISLAERREMVEKNHPRLSLVQQCILLNICRSGIYYASKGRASADELAVKAEIDRTYTKMPFYGVERMTEHLRKKGFTISPKRVRRYFRDMCISAIYPKPNTTWHNKEHKIYPYLLRGLTIDRVNQVWSTDITYIPMNGGYMYLCAIIDWHSRFVLAWGISNTHDSEFCQELLKEAIARYGKPEIFNTDQGSEFTAKEFVKILEENEIQISMDGKGRALDNIFVERLWRSVKYEYIYLSNPGSGKELYDGLTDYFRLYNTERLHQSLEYKTPSEVYMTAA, encoded by the coding sequence GTGGGAGCTACTCAAATCTCGTTAGCCGAGCGTAGAGAGATGGTAGAAAAGAATCATCCTCGGCTGAGTTTAGTTCAGCAGTGCATATTGCTAAACATTTGCCGCAGTGGCATATACTATGCGAGCAAAGGAAGAGCAAGTGCAGATGAGCTTGCTGTTAAAGCAGAGATAGACCGCACCTATACCAAAATGCCTTTCTATGGTGTCGAGCGGATGACTGAACACTTGCGAAAGAAGGGTTTTACGATAAGCCCTAAGCGAGTGCGTCGTTACTTTCGGGATATGTGCATCAGTGCTATCTACCCCAAGCCTAACACCACGTGGCATAATAAGGAGCATAAGATATACCCCTATCTATTGCGAGGATTAACTATTGACAGGGTAAATCAGGTTTGGAGTACCGACATCACCTATATCCCAATGAATGGAGGTTATATGTACCTGTGCGCCATCATTGATTGGCATTCGCGCTTTGTGTTGGCTTGGGGGATAAGCAATACTCACGATAGCGAGTTCTGCCAAGAGTTGCTCAAAGAGGCTATTGCCAGATACGGCAAGCCGGAGATATTCAACACCGACCAAGGGAGTGAGTTCACGGCCAAGGAGTTCGTTAAGATACTTGAAGAAAATGAGATACAGATAAGTATGGACGGTAAAGGTAGGGCTTTGGATAATATTTTTGTCGAAAGGTTGTGGCGCAGCGTAAAATATGAGTATATTTACCTGTCGAACCCCGGCAGCGGCAAAGAGTTATATGATGGCTTGACTGACTATTTTCGTCTTTACAACACCGAAAGGCTACATCAATCGCTTGAATACAAGACTCCGAGTGAGGTCTATATGACGGCGGCATAG
- a CDS encoding Conjugative transposon protein TraB encodes MNTKDFNIDDFVTSTAPISEPTKPTQQSIPTQSTENSMSVVPIPHLTAVSRTSTKQRKASLDEYREAFMMPPKITDRQTVFVSREVRDRIDEIVRRFGERKMSVSGFLENLVRHHLETYSEDLEQWRRL; translated from the coding sequence ATGAATACCAAGGATTTTAATATTGATGACTTCGTCACTTCAACAGCTCCAATTAGTGAGCCGACAAAGCCAACTCAGCAGAGTATACCTACTCAATCTACTGAAAATAGTATGTCTGTTGTCCCAATCCCACACCTCACAGCGGTAAGCCGTACCTCCACCAAACAACGTAAGGCATCGCTCGATGAGTATCGTGAGGCGTTTATGATGCCGCCCAAGATTACCGACCGCCAGACTGTGTTTGTCAGCCGAGAAGTGCGGGACAGGATAGACGAAATAGTTCGCCGTTTCGGTGAAAGGAAAATGAGCGTGTCGGGGTTTCTCGAAAACCTCGTCCGCCATCATCTCGAAACCTATTCCGAAGATTTGGAACAATGGAGACGGCTATAA
- a CDS encoding DNA primase, which produces MNIEQAKSIQLTDYMHSIGCTLIKQQGVSLWYLSPLRAESEPSFKINLNRNEWYDFGAGVGGDIIRLVMELHRTTDVGEVLRILGNKPISHDSLSFRPQESFQCFEDISVKPLENVALLQFLAERKIPADIAAAYCKEVHYKLGSKPYFAIGFENVSGGYELRNKYFKGCISPKAISHIGNTNRSCCLFEGFMDMLSFQTLCRQKGVDLVKYDIVVLNSVGNVSASISPLRNYEQVHCYLDNDSAGQRATAEIGRQLGSKLIDRSLSYALHKDLNDYLCGKPIASEKHIIKPRKMKL; this is translated from the coding sequence ATGAATATAGAACAAGCAAAGTCAATACAGTTGACTGACTATATGCACTCAATCGGGTGTACGCTCATAAAACAACAGGGCGTGAGCCTTTGGTATCTCTCGCCCCTGCGTGCCGAGAGTGAGCCATCTTTCAAAATAAACCTTAACCGCAACGAGTGGTATGACTTCGGAGCAGGTGTTGGTGGCGATATTATCCGCTTGGTGATGGAGCTGCATCGGACGACTGATGTGGGTGAGGTGCTACGGATTCTTGGCAATAAGCCCATCTCGCACGACTCTTTATCTTTTCGCCCACAAGAGAGTTTTCAGTGCTTCGAGGATATATCGGTCAAGCCTTTGGAGAATGTTGCTCTGCTGCAATTCTTAGCCGAGCGGAAAATCCCTGCCGACATAGCGGCTGCTTACTGCAAAGAGGTTCACTACAAGTTGGGAAGCAAGCCCTATTTCGCCATCGGTTTCGAGAATGTGTCGGGCGGTTATGAGCTCCGCAACAAGTATTTCAAAGGGTGCATCTCGCCCAAAGCAATCTCGCATATAGGGAATACTAACCGCTCGTGCTGCCTCTTCGAGGGGTTCATGGATATGCTCTCGTTTCAGACTTTGTGTCGACAGAAAGGGGTTGATCTTGTCAAATATGACATAGTGGTTTTGAACTCGGTGGGAAATGTTTCTGCTTCAATTTCGCCACTTCGCAACTATGAACAGGTGCATTGCTATCTCGACAACGACTCCGCAGGACAGCGAGCCACGGCAGAAATCGGCAGGCAGTTGGGCTCAAAACTCATCGACCGCTCTCTATCCTACGCCCTGCACAAAGACCTGAACGACTACCTGTGCGGCAAGCCAATCGCCTCCGAAAAGCACATTATCAAACCTCGAAAAATGAAGCTGTAA
- a CDS encoding arylsulfatase regulator, whose product MFHFVALKGNEMKQTLKQQLTITREQRNKYYLKQIQKLSEEREVLYSDVIKPILKNIKAITSANNIDINSGMTTNGYLINSDMLAFLKKHNHRNFQITLDGNKERHNRVRYSKNDHNTFDVIVNNIKNCIKNQFYVSVRLNISSNTNIDVEELLRDFISLSEIERSFLCFSIHKVWQEPDEVEVIVDDTKEKIRLMGFNAVTYHSNPTTIKNTCYADKTNHVTINPKGLIYKCTARDFTKENIEGYLLRNGVIKWEPIYYIRKDVSILMRDSCRECQILPICNGGCSQKKIENRDNKCLYNFDAKSKLEFAKKIIYSKILQQ is encoded by the coding sequence TTGTTTCATTTCGTTGCCCTTAAGGGCAACGAAATGAAACAAACACTAAAACAACAACTAACAATAACCCGAGAGCAAAGAAACAAATACTATCTTAAGCAGATACAAAAACTGTCCGAAGAGAGGGAAGTATTATACAGTGATGTGATTAAACCTATATTAAAAAATATCAAAGCAATAACATCAGCAAATAATATAGACATAAATTCTGGTATGACTACCAATGGATATTTGATTAATAGCGATATGTTAGCATTCTTAAAAAAGCATAATCATAGAAATTTTCAAATAACACTCGATGGTAATAAGGAAAGACATAATAGAGTTAGATATTCAAAGAATGACCATAACACATTTGATGTAATTGTGAATAATATCAAAAATTGTATTAAGAATCAATTTTATGTATCAGTTAGGTTAAATATTTCTTCGAATACAAATATTGATGTGGAAGAATTATTAAGAGACTTCATTTCATTATCTGAAATTGAAAGATCTTTTTTATGTTTTTCAATACATAAAGTTTGGCAAGAACCAGATGAAGTAGAAGTAATTGTGGATGACACAAAAGAAAAGATAAGATTAATGGGATTCAACGCAGTTACGTATCATTCTAATCCAACTACAATAAAAAATACTTGTTATGCAGATAAGACGAATCACGTGACTATTAATCCTAAAGGATTAATTTACAAATGTACAGCAAGAGATTTTACTAAGGAAAATATTGAAGGATATTTACTGAGAAATGGAGTTATTAAGTGGGAGCCAATTTATTACATTAGAAAAGATGTTTCAATATTAATGCGTGATTCATGTAGAGAATGCCAAATTCTTCCGATTTGTAATGGAGGGTGTTCGCAAAAGAAAATAGAGAATCGTGATAACAAATGTTTGTATAATTTTGATGCTAAGTCAAAACTAGAATTCGCGAAGAAAATTATTTATTCTAAAATATTACAACAATGA
- a CDS encoding Integrase IntN1, giving the protein MKVSLIVKKSVKRYDTDSTATIYARLRDGRQVDMVAPTNLSINPNLWDDKAEQVKSKIVCDDELRSFYNDEVRKIKSYLEKEYQSKEEEITKDWLKIALDKYYNPKKYYTEEEIAAEYVPTLTELFDEFLTKHKLSEVRAKNYRVIKRGIQRYELYVRATKRGKKGFTLYIDEVTPDTLRDMWDFFENEYKYFELYPAIYESIPEKRTPQPRGRNTLLDCFSRIRTFFYWCNDNKKTPNKPFDDFPLEECTYGTPYYITIDERNKIYATNLKRHPQLEIQRDIFVFQCLIGCRVGDLIKMAKGNLINGAIEYIPRKTKEGRPLTVRVPLNATAQEIVARYKNCEGNKLLPFISEQKYNVAIKRIFKAAGLKRMVTVVNPTTREEEKRVLYEIASSHLARRTFVGNLYKQVKDPNLVGSLSGHKEGSKAFARYREIDDEMKKELVDLLQ; this is encoded by the coding sequence ATGAAGGTTTCTTTAATTGTTAAAAAGAGCGTAAAACGCTATGATACAGACTCAACTGCTACTATTTACGCTCGTTTGCGTGATGGAAGACAGGTTGATATGGTTGCTCCCACCAACCTCTCTATCAATCCAAATTTGTGGGATGATAAAGCCGAACAGGTAAAAAGCAAGATAGTTTGCGATGACGAGCTACGCTCTTTCTACAATGACGAGGTGCGTAAAATCAAGTCCTATCTCGAAAAAGAGTACCAGTCAAAAGAGGAGGAGATAACAAAGGATTGGTTAAAAATCGCCCTCGACAAATATTATAACCCCAAGAAGTACTACACCGAAGAGGAGATTGCCGCAGAGTATGTACCGACCCTAACGGAGCTGTTCGACGAATTTCTGACAAAGCATAAACTTTCAGAGGTTCGAGCGAAGAACTACCGTGTAATCAAGCGTGGCATTCAACGATACGAACTATATGTTCGTGCAACCAAAAGAGGAAAGAAAGGCTTCACTCTCTACATTGACGAGGTCACCCCCGATACGCTCCGTGATATGTGGGACTTTTTTGAGAATGAGTATAAATATTTCGAACTCTACCCTGCTATTTACGAATCCATCCCCGAAAAGCGAACTCCGCAGCCACGAGGACGAAACACCCTGCTTGACTGTTTTTCTCGCATCCGCACGTTTTTCTATTGGTGCAACGACAATAAAAAGACACCCAACAAGCCGTTTGACGATTTTCCATTGGAAGAGTGTACATACGGCACTCCATACTACATAACCATTGACGAGCGGAATAAGATATACGCCACCAACCTCAAACGCCATCCGCAGTTGGAAATCCAACGAGATATTTTTGTTTTTCAATGCCTGATTGGTTGTCGTGTGGGCGACCTAATCAAGATGGCAAAAGGTAATCTGATTAACGGAGCGATTGAGTACATCCCACGCAAGACCAAGGAGGGGCGACCGCTGACGGTACGTGTTCCACTGAACGCAACAGCACAGGAGATTGTCGCACGATACAAAAATTGCGAGGGCAACAAGCTACTGCCGTTCATATCGGAGCAGAAATACAACGTAGCCATCAAACGCATCTTCAAAGCAGCAGGGCTGAAACGAATGGTAACAGTCGTCAATCCCACCACCAGAGAGGAGGAGAAACGAGTGCTTTACGAAATCGCCTCATCACACTTAGCACGTCGCACCTTTGTCGGCAACCTCTACAAACAGGTAAAAGACCCCAATCTCGTCGGCTCACTCAGCGGACACAAAGAGGGCAGCAAGGCTTTCGCACGCTACCGAGAGATTGACGACGAAATGAAAAAGGAGCTGGTTGATTTATTGCAGTAA
- a CDS encoding ABC transporter ATP-binding protein has translation MKSPPFLSKKTPKKLFGVEVGIGFIWLILIAQLMLILSRTAIDFIRRKILLHISTRINVSLISDFFIKLMKLPMKFFDTKLTGDLLQRIEDHRRIENFLTAQTLGMLFSVFSFIVFGIVLYIYSLTIFLIFIIGSIIYGFWIVVFLKKRRILDYKFFEQQGINRNVVYQLINGMQEIKLQGCEQRKRWEWEDVQANLFDVNLKSLTLRQNQEAGSILINELKNTLITVVAAAAVINGNLTLGMMLAIQYIIGQLNSPVEQILGFIYQWQDVSISLDRMNEIHTEQNEEDDNREIVQLPHKSDIHIENLCFKYDGARADYVLNNINLRIPQGKVTAIVGASGSGKTTLIKLLLGYYSLNEGKIEVGNVNIDQFNLAWWRTMCGTVMQEGYLFSDTVARNIAISEDEVDLERLRYAARVANISDYIEALPLGYNTLIGQDGQGVSQGQRQRILIARVVYKNPQFVFFDEATNALDANNEKAIVENLQDFYRGKTVVVVAHRLSTVKNADQIVVLDGGTIVEIGSHEELTIKRGKYYELVKNQLELGS, from the coding sequence ATGAAATCACCCCCGTTTTTGAGCAAAAAAACACCGAAAAAACTTTTTGGCGTTGAAGTTGGGATAGGTTTTATATGGCTGATACTCATTGCACAATTGATGCTCATTCTCAGCCGCACAGCCATCGACTTCATTCGCCGCAAAATATTGCTTCACATAAGCACGCGTATCAATGTGTCGCTGATATCTGACTTCTTTATCAAGTTGATGAAGTTGCCGATGAAGTTTTTTGACACCAAACTCACAGGCGATTTGTTACAACGAATCGAAGACCACAGGCGTATAGAAAACTTTCTTACGGCTCAGACACTGGGTATGCTCTTCTCGGTATTCAGCTTTATCGTTTTTGGGATAGTGCTATATATATACAGTTTGACTATCTTTCTCATATTCATCATCGGCAGCATTATCTACGGTTTTTGGATAGTCGTATTTTTGAAGAAGCGGCGCATTTTGGATTACAAATTCTTTGAGCAGCAGGGCATAAATCGAAATGTGGTCTATCAGCTTATCAACGGTATGCAGGAGATAAAGCTCCAAGGGTGCGAACAACGCAAGCGGTGGGAGTGGGAGGATGTGCAGGCAAACCTCTTCGATGTGAATTTGAAATCGCTCACACTCCGACAAAATCAGGAGGCGGGGAGCATCTTGATAAACGAGCTAAAAAACACCTTGATAACCGTTGTTGCGGCGGCAGCCGTCATCAACGGCAATCTGACCTTGGGTATGATGTTGGCAATCCAATATATCATCGGACAACTCAATAGCCCTGTTGAGCAGATACTTGGATTCATCTATCAGTGGCAGGATGTGAGCATAAGCTTAGATCGTATGAACGAGATTCATACAGAGCAAAACGAAGAGGATGATAACAGAGAAATTGTTCAATTACCTCATAAAAGTGATATTCATATCGAGAATCTATGCTTCAAATATGACGGGGCAAGGGCTGATTATGTCCTCAATAACATCAATCTTCGCATTCCGCAAGGCAAGGTCACAGCCATTGTTGGGGCAAGCGGCAGCGGCAAAACGACGCTAATCAAACTGCTGCTCGGTTATTACTCACTCAATGAAGGTAAAATTGAGGTGGGAAATGTCAATATAGACCAATTTAATCTCGCTTGGTGGCGTACAATGTGCGGCACGGTTATGCAGGAGGGTTATCTCTTTTCGGACACCGTCGCTCGCAACATCGCCATATCCGAAGATGAGGTGGATTTGGAGCGCCTGCGTTATGCCGCCCGTGTAGCAAATATATCCGACTATATCGAAGCTCTGCCACTGGGATACAATACGCTAATCGGTCAGGATGGGCAGGGGGTAAGTCAGGGGCAGAGGCAGAGAATCCTTATCGCACGAGTGGTCTATAAAAATCCGCAATTTGTCTTTTTTGATGAAGCAACCAATGCCTTGGACGCAAACAACGAAAAAGCTATTGTCGAGAACCTGCAAGATTTTTACCGAGGCAAAACGGTTGTCGTTGTCGCCCACAGATTGAGCACGGTTAAGAATGCCGACCAGATAGTGGTTCTCGATGGCGGAACGATTGTGGAGATTGGCTCGCACGAAGAGCTGACCATTAAAAGAGGCAAGTATTACGAGTTGGTCAAAAACCAGTTAGAATTAGGAAGTTGA
- a CDS encoding putative TonB-dependent receptor yields the protein MIKHYLTLIAFLTLHNAVSAQEIKGVVRDSTGSSISHATIMLFSLPDTVQINYTITDLEGRFNMKPINESDYLLYVSIIGYKSQYVRANDFQIITMEQEMTSIDGVVVRGFRPISKITANGVQTIVANTVLSDMGSGNDVLKRIPMVTGNNGNFGVFGRGKAKIYINNREVRDPSEIDNLNSKDIQSVEVISSPGARFDATAVAVIHIKTIKQQGDGFSFNLRSSFYTWENQDYINQINTNYRRKRLDIFANAYYSNTTTIQKGNVSQITTIDTLWKQNSYIDTKLYRNNLNGTLGANFQADDNNIFGFRYDIKTTPFVNLGSTYFTSNVYANNMLFDKWNNNEITKKENRANSQVSLYYAGKIKKTSIDFNVDYMNSGSISHNTNIEKSELEGDRVLHSTSNIDNELLAAKLQLSHPIFNGELLIGTEYVNIERLDKYINNELTHYSSKVGISEQNFALFSQYQKQTKIGNFSVGVRYENAAYDYFVDDIITNDKNRKYGQLFPSASYSNRFGEINVQLTYDSKVVRPSYEQLSNNIIYGNKFTIQTGNPYLKPSIIHTGSLIGIFKFIQAQVSYTHQKDAIVLWIDRYEKDPKISLINYRNIAELPKLSAFISIEPKFGIWRPRLSGGVQRFWQNYREYGIDLDMNEPQFYVALSNTFDLPYNFLVNIDAAYISKGYGPTIYSYKDALSLDFDISKYFINKTLQVKLGVSDITNVSSANLTIMPQTELKNIYYFGNRKVWLTFRYYFNSTNSRYKGVGAGRDAINRL from the coding sequence ATGATTAAACATTACTTGACTCTAATCGCCTTTTTAACTTTACATAACGCAGTTTCTGCACAAGAAATCAAGGGAGTCGTACGAGACTCCACGGGATCATCAATTAGTCATGCAACGATAATGCTTTTTTCTCTACCTGACACTGTGCAGATTAACTATACGATAACAGATTTAGAAGGGCGATTTAACATGAAACCTATAAATGAAAGTGATTATCTGCTTTACGTATCAATAATAGGGTACAAATCTCAATATGTTAGAGCAAATGACTTTCAAATTATTACCATGGAGCAAGAAATGACCTCAATTGATGGTGTCGTAGTTAGAGGATTTCGTCCAATATCGAAGATCACTGCTAATGGTGTTCAAACAATAGTAGCTAATACAGTGTTGAGTGATATGGGGTCTGGTAATGATGTGCTTAAAAGAATCCCAATGGTTACGGGAAATAATGGTAATTTTGGAGTATTCGGGCGCGGAAAAGCAAAAATATATATTAACAATCGCGAAGTGCGTGATCCATCGGAAATTGATAATCTTAATTCTAAAGATATTCAAAGCGTAGAAGTTATTTCAAGCCCAGGAGCACGCTTTGATGCTACGGCAGTAGCTGTCATTCATATAAAAACAATTAAGCAGCAGGGTGATGGGTTTAGTTTTAACTTACGTTCGAGTTTTTATACTTGGGAAAATCAAGACTACATCAATCAAATAAATACAAACTATCGCAGAAAAAGACTAGACATTTTTGCGAACGCATACTACTCAAATACAACTACTATTCAAAAAGGGAATGTGTCGCAAATAACTACAATAGATACGCTTTGGAAACAAAATAGTTATATTGACACTAAATTATACCGTAATAATCTGAATGGAACATTGGGTGCAAACTTCCAAGCAGACGATAACAATATCTTTGGATTTCGTTACGATATAAAGACGACACCTTTTGTCAATCTTGGCAGTACATATTTTACAAGTAATGTTTATGCTAATAACATGCTCTTTGACAAATGGAATAATAATGAAATAACAAAAAAAGAAAATAGAGCCAATTCCCAAGTAAGTCTCTATTACGCGGGCAAAATCAAAAAAACATCAATTGACTTTAATGTAGATTATATGAACTCTGGTTCTATATCTCATAATACCAATATAGAGAAAAGCGAATTGGAAGGAGACAGAGTACTGCATAGTACAAGCAATATCGACAATGAGTTATTGGCAGCAAAACTACAACTATCGCACCCTATTTTTAACGGAGAACTATTAATAGGGACTGAATATGTGAACATAGAACGCTTAGACAAGTATATAAATAATGAGTTAACACATTATTCATCGAAAGTAGGTATTTCTGAACAGAATTTTGCTTTATTTTCACAATATCAAAAACAAACTAAAATAGGAAATTTCTCAGTGGGAGTAAGATATGAAAATGCTGCATATGACTATTTTGTTGATGATATAATCACCAATGATAAAAACCGAAAATACGGACAACTGTTCCCAAGCGCTTCATATTCTAATCGCTTTGGTGAAATAAATGTACAGCTAACGTATGACTCAAAGGTGGTTAGACCTTCATATGAGCAACTCAGCAATAATATTATTTATGGTAATAAATTTACTATCCAAACAGGGAATCCATACCTCAAGCCTTCAATAATACATACTGGTTCACTAATTGGCATATTCAAATTTATCCAAGCTCAAGTAAGTTATACTCATCAAAAAGATGCTATTGTATTGTGGATTGATAGATACGAGAAAGACCCAAAAATTTCTTTGATCAACTATCGTAATATCGCAGAACTACCAAAACTTTCAGCATTTATTTCTATTGAACCAAAATTTGGAATATGGCGTCCACGATTAAGTGGTGGCGTACAACGATTTTGGCAAAATTACAGAGAATACGGTATTGACTTAGATATGAATGAGCCTCAATTCTATGTCGCATTAAGTAATACATTTGACTTGCCTTACAATTTTCTTGTCAACATTGATGCGGCATATATAAGCAAAGGATATGGTCCTACAATATATAGTTATAAAGATGCACTTTCGCTGGACTTTGATATTTCAAAGTACTTCATTAACAAAACCCTTCAGGTGAAGCTTGGAGTATCTGACATAACCAATGTCAGCAGTGCCAATTTAACAATAATGCCACAAACAGAACTTAAAAATATATATTATTTTGGTAACAGAAAAGTATGGCTAACTTTTCGTTACTACTTCAATTCTACAAATAGTAGGTATAAAGGTGTCGGAGCTGGAAGAGATGCGATTAATCGCCTATAA